TTTTGACATTTAAGGTATCTTTCTTAACAAAGTGCTATTCGATATTCCTTTATGCTTGCACAATCAAATATGCTAGAGCATCTTATTCTTTCTGCTTTAACATCGGTACCAGGACAATTGGGAAGATAGGATGAAAGACTGAATGCAACTTCTCCAACCCCAAATAACACATAGGGAAGAAGAGAGACTGAAAGCATACTTCTCTTGAAGAAAATGCGATGATTCAACAGCACCGCATCTTACTAGGAATGTCTTTTCTCAAACTTCAAACACCTTGGAATGGGATGTCTCTTTAATATAACTCAATGACAATCTGTCACAATGGCTTCATTACGAAGGGTCCTAAGAATGATCTGCAGCTTCTCCGAATACTCAAAAACAACATTGTTCCTCGAATAACATTACAAGGGTCACAACAGCTTCATCAAAAGGGTCCTAGAATTCCTGCCCTTAAGAAACTAAGAACCTTAGAAGCCAAAAGAAAGACCTGCATACTGGTGCTTTCAAACTTCGTCACGACTCATGAGTAGCCACCCTTCAACTAGATGCTAACACGAGCTTACTGCTATTCTTTAAAATATTGATAGCTGAAATGCACAATCCTTTATTATGAATAGCATAGACAAAAATTGACTCAATCGACATCCCTGTTACAGTTGTTTCCCGTGAGTCCATTAACAGGCTCGCCATAGATATTGTCAAATGGTAAGTTGAAACCAGACTTAAGGTATTCCAGAACAATCAGTGACAAAATTGAGGAGTGACAAGATAACATGGACATTTTAATACCAGAATATTTACTGGCAAACATGTGACAGAAAATAAAAAGACCTCCACAAAGATTAAATTGGCGAAAACATTATATAAATCCCATGGAGACAGAATTAAGGAAATTTGACTGAAATGTCAAAATATTATACATCACTACCAATTCCTTCCAGTTAATAACCCACCTGCAACAAATCGGTGTGTCTTCTCCTTTGTCATCTCGATTTTATTTGCTGTATTTCATAGTACATAATAAGGCAAAGATCATCCTTACAGGCATACCTACGTTTATCTTCTAAGCATTCTTATTTCCGTTATCTCCTACCCATGCCCTCGCCAAAGTTTGAAGTCGCCATCAATTATGTTATCCATCAATTTTAGAATACTGAATATGGGATTGCCTAAAGTTCTTAATATACCATCACAATACAGTTTTTGTTTTAAACATATTAAACACGGTATCTCAAATAAGGTCGCAAAGGTCAGTTCAGtaatcaatcatacttcaaatttATACTCGATACCAAAACACATTGAGGAAGGAATGTACAAAGTGTTTCGGACATTTAAGGTCCATCTGTTTTGCCATAAGGCCATGGTGCTCTAATATTGGCTTCACCGTGATACTATTTATATCCATCAATGTGTTTTATCAAGTTCAAGAAAGTTCAGTCATTGACATCTTATCAGTACAGACACAAACAAAAGAAGACATAACAGAACAGGAAACTAGCAGAATTTCTCAAAGGAAAGCTTAACATCAAACTCAATCACATAATTGATTGATATGCAATATTTCCACCTTCATATACAATGTGAACTGTGGCCAGTAGTCTTTACAAATTATGGCTATAAGAATAGAATGATGAACACAATTGAAGTAAGGTGATCAATGCAAAATCTGATTTATTTGCATAAAGAATTGTTTCATTATACCTCGGACTCGAGTTGCCATCTACCACAGAACAATTAGATGGATAGTTCCTCGGGCTTCTCCTCATCATTTTTCAAATTTACATTCAATACGCCCCATTTTCTGAAAAATGTTCTCCTCCACTTAGGGAAATTCCCCCAAAGTAAAAAATCTTATCCACAAACGTAACTTTCCTTCGGATTTCAATTCCAAATTTCTAATAGCTATCCTCTCAATCAGATAGAAATGATTTTCAACTCCACAAAATGAGAATCATACACCAGAAACAATAAACACAAACTTAAAACTACAGAATTATTTCATCCCCTCGGAGTTCAAATACAGTGCTAAATCAGGCAAACCAAACCAAGAACTACTAGACCATGATAATAATTCTTGCTTCATTGCACAAACTATTGGCATTTTGAAGCCTCAGATTTCTATCACCCAAACTGTAAATTGTATCATCCAGTGATTTCATTTACCATCTTGATTAGAGGAGGGCTAAGACTCTACATCCAAATGGGGATTGCATTCTTTAGAATAAAAATCATTCTTTTCAATAAAAACTCTTAACATATCATTAGTAAAATTGGGGCTATTAGGATCACTCGTTTGTGACTCACCACCTGAATCAGAAGTAATCGGTCTCTTCAAACACAAATAACACCCTCCTCCTCTTCTCTCCAAATTACCAGAaaccccttttcttttcttcctaaAAAACTTTTCTTTAACCTTCCTAAACCGAAAACAAGACACCCTTTTCTCCTTATTCTTCCCAAAATCCTTACTTTGATCATCTTCCTCTTTAGAATCATCAATCTTCTGATTCTTGGTGGAAGCAGACATAAAATCAAGAAATTACAGGGGATTGGACCACAAGGATAAATGTAGGGGGACCTCTAGTGTATTTGGATATGACGCAAAGCATCTGGTATGTACAGTGGGTGCAGATAGTAGATGACGAAGAGTGAGTACAGGTGAAAGAGAAAAAAAGTGTGTGAGAATTTGATttgaatttgattgaattgatttCTGATACAAAATACAGGAGGGAGAGAAAAGAGAGGACTCGGGAGTTTTGCAGGATATGGTTATTGACGACAAATTTTTCGGGTTCTACTCACGGGTAACCCTTTCATTACTTGACAGGTGGACCACACTCATTACgtgttatatttttatttttcattttatatatTTTCTTGGTAGGTATTTATCAATTTTTATTGACGGAGATTGTTTTTATTGATACTACTTGATAGGCTCATAGGAGTTGTTTAAGTTGTGTAGAAGTCATTCATAAATATAGATTGACTAGCTACACTGGTGCCACACGTTGCTTACACATCTAGGAGATTAGGATTGGTTTATTACGCCTTCATAGTGGAAACAAATAGTTTTACACATTGTACATACTCCTAAAGCATACATGAAGTTTCTTtttgctttttgtttttgtttttggggATTTTGGATACATTATTTCTATATGGTTGACTAAAAATAGATTCGTATATGATTTCAATAATTTATAACACGTTTTGGTACTTCAAGATATAAATTAAGTAAAAGAGTATTTCGAAGATACAATACTCTCTAAATAAAATAAGATATTCACCTTCTTAGAAAATGAATAAGAACTCGATAGATCATTTATTTCAATTAGGGCTTTTAGTTGATTCACTTAGTGATCATTTACTTTGCGGATTAATCCTACAAGTATTTGATAAACAATATTAAAATTGTGTTAATAGAAGTATCCTTATGAGTGTAGAACTGTATAAGGAATTAACTTTATTGATAGTTATCTTTTACGATCTTCGTTCATAAAAGAAGAATAGAAAATTAAGAGTACCTTTATGATTTCTATTTTTCATATGGAAAGATTCTTATTTATTAACAAAATATTTATGCCCATATATTTCTAAATGAATTCAGAATAATATGTTTTGAGTAAATACGAACTAAATGTAgaattaataataattaaaataaaagcgTAATTTTTgaatctaaatttctaaattttttaatttattaagTTGAATATATAACTAGCAAGTCATTTGTGAAAACAATAAAACAAATTTAAACTTATCCATTTTAACGTGCTTGCTTAGCTTATCACTTTTTGCCTGAAAGTCTAAACAACCTAGGAAAACCGTGTCCTTAGACCTAAAGCAAATTCCACTGAAGTTTTACTAGTATTATTATAGAACATTTTATTTGATAATAATTGGAGTAATAATTGTTCCAGTTGTTTGAGTTGATTGGACGAGAAATATTCGTTTATTTCTCTCTTGCTTATTTTGTACTTTTTTACAAAAGAAAATGCGGAATGCAACTtcaatctttttttctttttttcttccatAATTGACGGGAGGAACACGGGAACAGTTTCTTGCCTTGCACTTACCTATCGATATCATTCTATCAATTATGAATCCCCCTTATCAAGTGACCAATTTTTAGCCCCAACTGAAAGAATTTTTTAGGACTTTGAAATAAAGTTAGGGTCGGCTATGGCTATAAATTTTACTTGAAAATAACTGCTGAATTTAACAtacaaaattttattttattgtatgtTTAACGGTTTTAAAATAAAAATGCAAAAGTCCTGAGAACGCTATGTATAGTTTTTAAGTTACGTAAGGACGGAGTGCACAAATATCTGCTTTTTGGGTCGTCATTTAACTTATGTCcgctttgtgatttttttttttttgcaagtctAGCCGCTTCGAGGCAGTCACGTCTGAAGCATCTTCAGACATTCATGTCTGAAAGTGTGGTCTTGTGAAGGTGAAACATCAGACTTTTTCGCCTGATATTTGATATGGCTTGCTAAGGCAAAGTTCAGACATTTTTTACTGAGGTGCATGTAAAAatctttttttgcgcggattgtcc
The sequence above is a segment of the Lycium barbarum isolate Lr01 chromosome 6, ASM1917538v2, whole genome shotgun sequence genome. Coding sequences within it:
- the LOC132644574 gene encoding uncharacterized protein LOC132644574, coding for MSASTKNQKIDDSKEEDDQSKDFGKNKEKRVSCFRFRKVKEKFFRKKRKGVSGNLERRGGGCYLCLKRPITSDSGGESQTSDPNSPNFTNDMLRVFIEKNDFYSKECNPHLDVES